AACGCTGTAAGGGAGGAGACGATCAGCTATGTCGATTCCTAAGAAACTGCATGTCAAAACCGGCGATACCGTCGCCGTTATCTCGGGTGCGAACGCCGGCAAATCCGGCAAAGTGCTCGCGTGCTTTCCCAAAGAGGGCCGCGTGATCGTGGAGGGCGTCAACATCATCACCCGCCACACCAAACCCCGCGGTCAGCAGAATCAGGGCGGCCGCATCCAGAAGGAAGCCCCCATCTATGCCTCCAAGGTTATGCTTTACTGCGATAAGTGCAAGCGCGGCGTGCGCGTCGGCCACAAGGTGGAAGACGGCAAAAAAGTGCGCGTGTGCAAACGCTGCGGCAAAACCTTCGAAGCGTAATCGGGAAGGGAGGTAGAATGCACGTGGCAAATGAAAATTATGTGCCCCGTCTCAAGACGGCGTATCGAGAAGACGTCGTCAAGGCCATGATCCAGAAGTTCGGCTACAAAAACGTCAACGAAGTGCCGCGCCTGGAAAAAGTGGTGCTCAACATGGGATTGGGTGATTGCAAGGATAACGCCAAGGCCCTGGAGGCTGCGGTAAACGAGATGACCATCATCGCCGGCCAGAAACCGCTGGTGGTGCAGGCCAAGAAATCCGTGGCAAACTTCAAAGTGCGCGCCGGCATGAACGTGGGCGCCAAGGTGACGCTGCGCGGCACCCGCATGTATGAATTTGTCGATAAGCTGTTCTCCATCGCGCTTCCGCGCGTGCGCGACTTCCGCGGCGTGAGCCCCAAGTCGTTTGACGGCCGCGGCAACTACGCCATGGGCGTCAAAGAACAGTTGATTTTCCCCGAGATCGATTATGACGACATCGATAAGATCCGCGGCATGGACATCATCTTTGTGACCACTGCCAAAACGGACGAAGAGTCCCGCGAGCTGCTCCGGCTCATGGGAATGCCCTTTGCCCAGAACTAACGTAGGAGGGAAAATCACGTGGCAAAAATGAGTATGAAAGTCCGGCAGTCTCGTCCGGCCAAGTATTCCACGCGCGCGTACACGCGCTGCCGCCTGTGCGGTCGTCCGCACGCGGTACTGCGTAAATATGGCATCTGCCGTATTTGTTTCCGCGAGCTGGCCTACAAGGGAGAGATCCCCGGCGTCCGGAAAGCCAGCTGGTAACCCGAAGGGGAATTGGAAAGGAGGCAGAACGATGGTCACTACCGATCCCATTGCCGATATGCTCACACGCATTCGTAATGCGATGGTTGCAAAACACGACAAGACAATTGTGCCCGCTTCGAAAATGAAAAAGGCCATTGCACAGATTTTATTGGACGAGGGCTATATCCGCGGCGTGGATGTCAAATCTGACGGCACCCAGGAGAATATCACCCTGACCCTGAAGTACGGCCCCAACCGCACCAGTGTCATCACCGGCTTAAAACGCATCTCCAAGCCCGGCCTGCGCATCTACGCAGGCAAGGACGAACTGCCCAAAGTGCTGGGCGGCCTGGGCGTTGCCATCATCTCCACCCCCCAGGGTGTGATGACGGACAAGAGCGCGCGCAAGGCGGGCATTGGCGGCGAAGTTCTGGCTTACATTTGGTAACCCAAGGGTAATTTGATACGGAGGTAAAGAATATGTCGCGAATCGGCAAGCTTCCCATCAGCATCCCTTCGGGCGTGACGGTCAACATCACCGAGGACAACACCGTCATCGTCAAAGGACCCAAGGGTGAACTGAGTGAGAAGATCAACAAGGATATCAACGTGGATGTGACGGACGGCGTGCTGAGCGTCACCCGCCCCACCGATGACAAACAGCACCGTGCGCTGCACGGCCTGTCGCGCGCACTGATCAACAACATGGTGCTGGGCGTGACGCAGGGCTTTGAAAAGCAGCTGGACATGGTGGGCGTCGGCTATCGTGCGCAGAAGACCGGCAACAAGCTGGTGCTCACGGTGGGCTACTCCCATCCCGTGGAGTTTGTGGAGGCGGACGGCATCACATTTGAGGTGCCCGCGCCCACCCGCATCGTCGTCAAAGGCGCAAACAAGCAGATGGTCGGCGAGATCGCCGCAAAGGTCCGCTCGGTGCGCAAGCCCGAACCCTACCTGGGCAAAGGCATCAAATATGTCGATGAAGTCATCCGCCGCAAGGAAGGCAAGGCCGGCAAGTAAGAGGAGTGAGAGGCAATGTTCAAACGATTGGATAAGAACGCTGACCGCAAAGTCCGGCATTACCGCGTGCGCAAGAAGATCTCGGGCACGCCGGAGCGTCCGCGGCTCAACGTATATCGCAGCCTGAAACACATCTATGTGCAGATCATCGATGATGTGGCAGGCAACACCCTGGCTTCCGCATCGACGCTGGAAGCGGCGCTGAAGGAAGAATTGGCGGGTAAAAACAAGTCCGCGCAGGCGCAGGTCATCGGCAAGGTGGCTGCTGAGCGCGCGCTGGACAAAGGCATCAAAACCGTTGTGTTCGACCGCAGTGGCTACGTCTACACCGGCCGTGTGGCAAAGGTGGCCGAGGGTGCCCGCCAGGCCGGGCTTGAGTTTTAAGAGGAGGGACACCGATGCAACAGCGTTTTGATCCCAGCACTGTGGATATGCAGGAAAAACTGGTCGCCGTCAATCGCGTGGCCAAGGTCGTCAAGGGCGGCCGCAACTTCCGCTTTTCCGCGCTGGTCGTGGTGGGCGACGGTGACGGCCATGTCGGGGTCGGCATGGGCAAAGCTACCGAGATCCCCGAGGCCATCCGCAAGGCTGTGGAAGATGCAAAAAAACAGATTGTCACCGTATCTCGGGTGAATACGAGCATTCCCCACCAGGTGATCGGCCGCTTCGGCCGCGCCGAGGTGCTGATGATGCCCGCCCCCGAAGGTACCGGCGTTATCGCGGGCGGCCCCGCGCGTGCCGTGCTGGAGATGGCCGGCATCCGCGACATCCGCACCAAGAGCTATGGTTCCAACAACCCCATCAACTGCGTCAAGGCGACCCTGCAGGGCCTGGCCTCTCTGATGACCGCAGAAGATGTGGCGAAAAAACGCGGCAAGTCCGTGGAAGAACTGTTGGGTTAAAGGAGGCACAAACCTATGAGTAAGCTCAAAATTACACTGGTGAAGAGCCCCATCGCCGCCAAACCCAACCACCGCGCCACCGTGGAGGCACTGGGCCTGCGCAAGCTGCACCACAGTGTGATCCAGCCGGACAACGCGGCGATTCGTGGCATGATCTTTACGGTTCGTCACCTGGTGGTGGCCGAGCCCATTGAGCAATAAGGAGGAGCACCCAGATGAAATTGAACGATTTGCATCCTGCGGCCGGCTCCCGTACGGCCCCCAAGCGCGTGGGACGCGGCATTGGCAGCGGCCTGGGCAAAACGTCGGGCCGTGGACACAAGGGCCAGAAGGCCCGCTCCGGCGGCGGTGTGCGCCCCGGCTTTGAGGGCGGCCAGATGCCCCTTGCGCGCCGCCTGCCCAAGCGCGGCTTCTACAACCCCTTTGCAAAACAGTACGCCGTGATCAACGTCTGCGACCTGGAGCGCTTTGAAGCCGGCGCCGTGGTGGATTTCGCCGCGCTGAAGAACGCGGGCCTTGCAAAGAAGGAGTACGACGGCGTCAAGGTGTTGGGCAATGGCGAACTGTCCAAAAACGTGACGGTGAAGGCGAGCAAGTTTACCGAAACTGCCCGCAAAAAGATTGAAGCGGCCGGTGGGAAAGCCGAGGTGATCTAACGGTGTTTCAGACCATCCGCAACGCCTGGAAGATCAAGGAACTGCGCCGCAAGATTCTCTATACCTTGCTGCTGCTGTTCCTCTATCGCCTGGGATGCTTTGTCCCGGTGCCGGGCCTGAACGTGGCGTACCTGCAGTCTGCGACCGCAGGGGTCGACATCCTGCAGCTGCTTAACATCATGGCGGGCGGCGCGCTGGGCAAGTGGACCATCTTCGCCCTGGGCGTCGGTCCCTACATTACTTCTTCCATCGTGATGCAGCTGTTGACCATTGCCATCCCCAAGCTGGAGCGCATGGCCAAGGAGGGCGGCGAAGAAGGCCGCAAAAAAATCCAGAAGTATACGCGCTACGTGGCGGTGGCCTTGGGCTTTGTGGAAGCCGTCGGCATCATCCTGTCGCTGGGCGGCTCGGCAGACACGCTGATTCACATCGGCCTGCCCACCTGGCTGCAGTACATCACCATCGGCCTGACGCTCACAGCCGGCACCATCTTTGTCATGTGGATCGGCGAGCGCATCACGGAAAAGGGCATTGGCAACGGCGTGTCGCTGATCATCTTCACCGGCATCACCGCCAACCTGCCCGCCACCATCAGCCGCTACTTTTCGCTGGTGACCAGCGGACAGCTGAACTTCTGGTTCATTCCGCTGCTGCTTCTGGGCATCCTGGTGCTCATTACGGCCATCACCTTTGTGGATATGGGCGAACGCCGCCTGCCTGTGCAGTATGCCAAACGCGTCGTGGGACGCAAGATGTACGGCGGCCAGAGCACCCACATTCCCATCAAGATCAACTCTGCGGGCGTGCTGCCGCTCATCTTTGCGATGGCGCTTTTAAGCTTTCCGCAGCTGATCATGCAGGCGTTCTTCTCCAAGTCGTCCGCCTACGCGTGGTATGTGCAGTACATGGGCACAAACTCCGTCATTTATCCGATTATCTATGCGCTGCTGATCGTGCTCTTTGCGTATTTTGCCAACAGCATGACCTTTAACCCGGTCGATATCGCCAAGAACATGCAGCAGTACGGTGGATTTATCCCCGGTATCCGCCCGGGCCGTCCCACGTCGGACTACATCCGCCGCATTTCCAATAAACTGGTGCTTTTCGGCGCCGTGTTCCTCACCATTGTGGCGGTTATCCCGATGTTCTTTACGAGACTGACGGGCATGCAGTCCAGCTTTGGTGCCACGAGCCTGCTGATCATGGTCAGCGTTGCACTGGAGACTTCCAAGCAGCTCGAAGCGCAGATGCTTGCGCGGCACTATCGCGGATTCCTGAAGTGAGGGTGTTGTTATGAGAATTGTGCTACTGGGGCCTCCGGGCGCCGGCAAGGGAACGCAGGCGGTCAAGATCGCGCAGGCATACGGCCTGGCCCATGTCTCAACGGGCGATATCTTCCGCAAAAACCTGCGGGAGAAAACCGCGCTGGGCAAGCTTGCCCAGTCCTACATGGATAAGGGGCAGCTTGTCCCCGACGACGTAACCATCTCCATGGTGGAGGACCGCTTGGCGCAGGAGGATTGCGCCAAGGGTTTCCTGCTGGATGGCTTTCCCCGCACCTTGGCCCAGGCCAAGGCGTTTGACGATAAGATGAACGTGGACATGGTCATCGAAATCGAAGTGCCCGACGAGCTGCTGGTCACCCGCATGAGCGGGCGGCGCATGTGCAAGTGCGGCGCGACGTACCATGTGAGCATGCTGGCGGGCAAAACCACGTGCGAGAAGTGCGGAAGCGCGCTCTATCAGCGCGACGACGACCACGAGGCTACCGTCAAAAAGCGCCTGGACGTCTACCATCGGGAGACCGAGCCGCTGGTCGCGCACTACGCCGCGCAGGGCGTGCTGGTCACCATCGACGGCACGCAGGGCATTGACAAAGTGTTTGCCGATATCCAGGCGGTGCTGGGAGATGCCCGTAAATGATTGAGCTGAAATCGCGCGAGCAGATTGATGCAATGCGCCGCGCCGGCCGCATCGTGGCGGGCGCGCTGGAGGCGGTTGGCGCCGCCGTCCGGCCCGGCGTAACGACGCATATGCTTGACGCTGTGGCAGAGGAGTACATCCGAAGCCGCGGCGCAGTCCCTTCCTTTAAGGGGTACGGCGGGTTTCCGGCAAGCATCTGTACATCGGTCAACGACCAGGTGGTGCACGGGATCCCCTCCCCGCACGTCAAGCTCAGGGCAGGCGATATCATCGGTATCGACTGCGGCGCCATCCTGGAGGGATGGCAGGGTGATGCGGCGCGCACCTTCGCGGTGGGGGATATTGCGCCTGAGGCGCAGCGGCTGATCGACGTAACCCGCCAGTGCTTCTACGAGGCGCTCAAGGTTTGCCACGAGGGCAAACGGCTGGGAGACATCGGCCACGCGGCGCAGGCGTACGCGGAGGCGCACGGCTACAGCGTGGTCCGCGACCTGTGCGGGCACGGCATCGGCCGTGAAATGCACGAATCGCCCGAAGTGCCCAACTATGGCTCCCCCGGCCATGGTATCCGTCTGAAAAGCGGCATGGTGCTCGCAATCGAACCTATGGTCAACGCCGGCGCGTGGCCCGTACGCAGCCTACAGGACGGCTGGACGGTCGTCACCGCGGACGGAAGCCTCTCAGCGCACTACGAGAACACCGTTGCAATCACCGACGGCGAACCCGAGCTGCTGACGCTTGTTTGACGGCCATAAGGAGGCGTGCATGAGCAAACCGCAATGCGAACTTGGGCGGATCGTCCAATCGCGCGCCGGCAGGGATGCCGGCAGGGCCTGCGTCATCGTGCGCATCGTCGATGAACACTACGTGCTCATTGCCGACGGCCAGATGCGCAAGCTGTCGAACCCAAAGAAGAAAAAGATCAAGCACCTTGAGCTGAAACCGGTTGTGCTTTCAGGGCTCAAGGAAAAGCTGGAGGCGGCTAAGCCCATCTTCGATTCTGAGGTGCGCAAGCTGCTGGAGCCCTACAACCGGAACGAACAAGCCGGAGAGGAGTGAGACCTTGTCCAAGACGGATGTCATTGAAGTAGAAGGCAAGATTGTGGAGGCCTATCCCAACGCAATGTTCCAGGTGGAGCTGCAAAACGGCCACAAGATCCTGGCGCATATCTCGGGCAAGTTGCGCATGAATTTCATCCGAATTCTGCCTGGCGACAAGGTGACTGTGGAGTTATCGCCTTATGACTTGACGCGCGGCCGCATCACGTGGCGCGGCAAATCGTAAGATCACTTTCCTTACAAGGGAGGACACGAAAATGAAAGTTAGACCGTCTGTAAAACCCATTTGCGAGAAATGCAAGATCATCCGCCGCAAGGGGCGTGTCATGGTCATCTGCGAAAATCCCAAGCATAAGCAGAAACAGGGTTGACGAAACCAAGCTTTGCCCATATGATTATATGGTCAACAACCGGCAGCACGCGGCTGCACGCCACTACCCGATATGCATGTCCGCAGGGTAGCGTTGCGTGGTGCGCCGGTTTTTCTGGGACATGCGCTTGTATGAATGGAATCATCTGAGAGAAACTTCTGGGAGGTGCACCTATAGCATGGCACGTATTGCTGGCGTAGACCTGCCCCGCGACAAACGCG
Above is a window of Maliibacterium massiliense DNA encoding:
- the secY gene encoding preprotein translocase subunit SecY, with amino-acid sequence MFQTIRNAWKIKELRRKILYTLLLLFLYRLGCFVPVPGLNVAYLQSATAGVDILQLLNIMAGGALGKWTIFALGVGPYITSSIVMQLLTIAIPKLERMAKEGGEEGRKKIQKYTRYVAVALGFVEAVGIILSLGGSADTLIHIGLPTWLQYITIGLTLTAGTIFVMWIGERITEKGIGNGVSLIIFTGITANLPATISRYFSLVTSGQLNFWFIPLLLLGILVLITAITFVDMGERRLPVQYAKRVVGRKMYGGQSTHIPIKINSAGVLPLIFAMALLSFPQLIMQAFFSKSSAYAWYVQYMGTNSVIYPIIYALLIVLFAYFANSMTFNPVDIAKNMQQYGGFIPGIRPGRPTSDYIRRISNKLVLFGAVFLTIVAVIPMFFTRLTGMQSSFGATSLLIMVSVALETSKQLEAQMLARHYRGFLK
- the rpsH gene encoding 30S ribosomal protein S8; translated protein: MVTTDPIADMLTRIRNAMVAKHDKTIVPASKMKKAIAQILLDEGYIRGVDVKSDGTQENITLTLKYGPNRTSVITGLKRISKPGLRIYAGKDELPKVLGGLGVAIISTPQGVMTDKSARKAGIGGEVLAYIW
- the rplE gene encoding 50S ribosomal protein L5 encodes the protein MPRLKTAYREDVVKAMIQKFGYKNVNEVPRLEKVVLNMGLGDCKDNAKALEAAVNEMTIIAGQKPLVVQAKKSVANFKVRAGMNVGAKVTLRGTRMYEFVDKLFSIALPRVRDFRGVSPKSFDGRGNYAMGVKEQLIFPEIDYDDIDKIRGMDIIFVTTAKTDEESRELLRLMGMPFAQN
- the rpsE gene encoding 30S ribosomal protein S5, which gives rise to MQQRFDPSTVDMQEKLVAVNRVAKVVKGGRNFRFSALVVVGDGDGHVGVGMGKATEIPEAIRKAVEDAKKQIVTVSRVNTSIPHQVIGRFGRAEVLMMPAPEGTGVIAGGPARAVLEMAGIRDIRTKSYGSNNPINCVKATLQGLASLMTAEDVAKKRGKSVEELLG
- the rplF gene encoding 50S ribosomal protein L6, with the translated sequence MSRIGKLPISIPSGVTVNITEDNTVIVKGPKGELSEKINKDINVDVTDGVLSVTRPTDDKQHRALHGLSRALINNMVLGVTQGFEKQLDMVGVGYRAQKTGNKLVLTVGYSHPVEFVEADGITFEVPAPTRIVVKGANKQMVGEIAAKVRSVRKPEPYLGKGIKYVDEVIRRKEGKAGK
- the rpmD gene encoding 50S ribosomal protein L30; its protein translation is MSKLKITLVKSPIAAKPNHRATVEALGLRKLHHSVIQPDNAAIRGMIFTVRHLVVAEPIEQ
- the infA gene encoding translation initiation factor IF-1, with protein sequence MSKTDVIEVEGKIVEAYPNAMFQVELQNGHKILAHISGKLRMNFIRILPGDKVTVELSPYDLTRGRITWRGKS
- the rpmJ gene encoding 50S ribosomal protein L36 yields the protein MKVRPSVKPICEKCKIIRRKGRVMVICENPKHKQKQG
- the rplR gene encoding 50S ribosomal protein L18; this translates as MFKRLDKNADRKVRHYRVRKKISGTPERPRLNVYRSLKHIYVQIIDDVAGNTLASASTLEAALKEELAGKNKSAQAQVIGKVAAERALDKGIKTVVFDRSGYVYTGRVAKVAEGARQAGLEF
- a CDS encoding adenylate kinase, which translates into the protein MRIVLLGPPGAGKGTQAVKIAQAYGLAHVSTGDIFRKNLREKTALGKLAQSYMDKGQLVPDDVTISMVEDRLAQEDCAKGFLLDGFPRTLAQAKAFDDKMNVDMVIEIEVPDELLVTRMSGRRMCKCGATYHVSMLAGKTTCEKCGSALYQRDDDHEATVKKRLDVYHRETEPLVAHYAAQGVLVTIDGTQGIDKVFADIQAVLGDARK
- the rplO gene encoding 50S ribosomal protein L15, with protein sequence MKLNDLHPAAGSRTAPKRVGRGIGSGLGKTSGRGHKGQKARSGGGVRPGFEGGQMPLARRLPKRGFYNPFAKQYAVINVCDLERFEAGAVVDFAALKNAGLAKKEYDGVKVLGNGELSKNVTVKASKFTETARKKIEAAGGKAEVI
- a CDS encoding type Z 30S ribosomal protein S14, whose translation is MAKMSMKVRQSRPAKYSTRAYTRCRLCGRPHAVLRKYGICRICFRELAYKGEIPGVRKASW
- the map gene encoding type I methionyl aminopeptidase, whose amino-acid sequence is MIELKSREQIDAMRRAGRIVAGALEAVGAAVRPGVTTHMLDAVAEEYIRSRGAVPSFKGYGGFPASICTSVNDQVVHGIPSPHVKLRAGDIIGIDCGAILEGWQGDAARTFAVGDIAPEAQRLIDVTRQCFYEALKVCHEGKRLGDIGHAAQAYAEAHGYSVVRDLCGHGIGREMHESPEVPNYGSPGHGIRLKSGMVLAIEPMVNAGAWPVRSLQDGWTVVTADGSLSAHYENTVAITDGEPELLTLV
- the rplX gene encoding 50S ribosomal protein L24 yields the protein MSIPKKLHVKTGDTVAVISGANAGKSGKVLACFPKEGRVIVEGVNIITRHTKPRGQQNQGGRIQKEAPIYASKVMLYCDKCKRGVRVGHKVEDGKKVRVCKRCGKTFEA
- a CDS encoding KOW domain-containing RNA-binding protein, which encodes MSKPQCELGRIVQSRAGRDAGRACVIVRIVDEHYVLIADGQMRKLSNPKKKKIKHLELKPVVLSGLKEKLEAAKPIFDSEVRKLLEPYNRNEQAGEE